In one window of Chryseobacterium sp. JV274 DNA:
- a CDS encoding lipocalin family protein, whose product MKKILTGVLGLVLLSSCSNDSDTLPVDNNGNTTSNVIGTWKIQTEYTVSGTDKTTVIKEYAPDDCKKKSTYEFKNDGKYYMTDYNSVNSECQKAEATLSYTYSSANMDITIGNNTAKVLELSANKFIFLVTDNEDHNNDGINDYTKYILYK is encoded by the coding sequence ATGAAAAAGATTTTGACAGGAGTTCTGGGCTTGGTACTTCTTTCATCATGTAGTAACGACAGCGATACTTTACCTGTTGACAACAATGGAAATACTACAAGTAATGTTATCGGAACATGGAAAATACAAACTGAATATACCGTTTCCGGCACTGATAAAACAACGGTTATAAAAGAATATGCTCCCGATGACTGCAAGAAGAAGAGCACTTATGAATTCAAAAATGATGGGAAATATTATATGACAGACTATAACAGTGTGAATTCCGAATGTCAAAAGGCTGAAGCTACTCTTAGTTATACCTATTCTTCTGCGAATATGGACATTACAATAGGAAATAATACGGCAAAAGTACTTGAACTTTCTGCTAACAAATTCATTTTCCTTGTGACTGATAATGAAGATCATAACAACGATGGAATTAATGATTATACAAAATATATTTTATATAAGTAA
- a CDS encoding GyrI-like domain-containing protein, protein MNNVKVEPFKVIGISVRTTNENEQAAKDIPVLWEKMINEDILNSIPNRIDKTIYSIYTDYEKDHTKPYTTVLGCKVENLDNIPEGMVGYSFDGGDYVKFTTKGDLSKGLVINEWLKIWEMDLGRIFTADFEIYGEKAQNPSDAEVDILIAVK, encoded by the coding sequence ATGAATAACGTGAAAGTGGAACCTTTTAAGGTCATCGGAATCTCAGTAAGAACAACCAATGAAAATGAGCAGGCAGCAAAGGATATCCCTGTATTATGGGAAAAAATGATCAATGAGGATATTCTCAATTCAATTCCGAATAGGATAGATAAGACCATTTATTCCATTTATACGGATTACGAAAAAGACCATACAAAGCCTTATACAACAGTTTTGGGATGTAAAGTGGAAAACCTTGACAATATCCCTGAAGGAATGGTTGGGTATTCTTTTGACGGTGGAGATTACGTAAAATTTACCACAAAAGGAGACCTTTCAAAAGGGTTGGTAATCAATGAATGGTTGAAAATATGGGAAATGGACCTGGGAAGAATATTTACAGCTGATTTTGAAATCTATGGAGAAAAAGCACAGAATCCGTCAGATGCGGAAGTTGATATCTTAATCGCGGTGAAATAA
- a CDS encoding SGNH/GDSL hydrolase family protein — MKKIIYGLFFGDSITYGEYDGVFGGWVDILKRYALQQFHEGNGDELILFNLGIGGETTEGLLKRIPHELSARNSADGNIVFLSHGANDLAVKEGVQIVDPEKFKSNMSAAIAYAKEYSNEIYLVSILPFSEKIDGVVVSSGKKRINEDVVVYNKILKDLAAEHSLGYIDFYAAFLEDKEILLSADGVHPNEKGYGMMAEVAIPIIEKYL; from the coding sequence ATGAAGAAAATTATTTACGGGCTGTTCTTCGGTGACAGCATTACCTATGGGGAATATGATGGCGTTTTTGGAGGTTGGGTAGATATTTTGAAAAGATATGCCTTACAGCAATTTCACGAAGGAAATGGAGATGAACTGATTCTATTCAATCTTGGAATAGGAGGAGAAACTACGGAAGGTTTACTGAAAAGGATTCCTCACGAACTCAGTGCAAGAAATTCTGCAGACGGAAACATTGTTTTTTTAAGCCATGGAGCCAATGATCTTGCCGTAAAAGAAGGAGTACAGATCGTAGATCCTGAAAAATTTAAAAGCAATATGAGTGCTGCCATCGCATATGCCAAAGAATATTCCAACGAAATTTATCTTGTGAGCATTCTCCCTTTCTCTGAAAAAATTGATGGAGTGGTAGTAAGTTCCGGTAAAAAAAGAATCAACGAAGATGTTGTTGTATATAATAAAATACTTAAAGATCTTGCGGCAGAACATTCACTGGGATATATTGATTTTTATGCTGCTTTTCTGGAAGATAAAGAAATTTTATTATCTGCAGACGGAGTACATCCCAACGAAAAAGGCTATGGAATGATGGCTGAGGTTGCCATCCCAATCATTGAAAAATATTTATAA
- a CDS encoding gamma-glutamylcyclotransferase family protein — MANLFSYGTLQKEQVQLETFGRLLQGEKDVLTGYKLNSLEITDPEVLRKSGQKYHPVLEFSGNDDDQIEGVLFEVTEAEILQADEYEVDDYKRIETVFKSGKKGFIYVGK, encoded by the coding sequence ATGGCAAATTTATTTTCTTACGGAACTCTGCAGAAAGAACAGGTACAGCTTGAAACCTTCGGAAGACTTTTGCAAGGTGAGAAAGATGTTTTAACAGGATATAAACTGAACAGTCTAGAAATTACAGACCCTGAAGTACTGCGGAAAAGCGGTCAGAAATACCATCCTGTCCTAGAGTTTTCAGGAAACGATGACGATCAGATAGAAGGAGTGCTTTTTGAGGTAACAGAAGCGGAAATCCTACAGGCAGATGAATATGAAGTGGATGACTATAAAAGAATTGAAACTGTTTTTAAATCCGGGAAGAAAGGATTTATTTACGTCGGAAAATAG